GGCCTAACCCCAGGACAGCTGGGTGGTGCCAATGGAGTAGCTAAGTTGGCAGAAAATTACTGTGCAATAATTGCGAATCAAATAGGCTTGttgtacactatatacagtacaagGAGGCTACAACACCAGTGGCAACTTGCACCACTGTAAACTAGTGTAAGTGTACTACCAGCATATAAGTGGCCATGTTTGTGCATTTTTATGTCCTAGGCATCAATCTACTTAACTTGTCTCGTGCTATACAAAGAATATATTTTATCTCTATATAATACTTGTGGTGCTTTAACATATAGAGCGTTTTCATCACGTGCGCATGCTCATGTAATTTTATAGTTTGCCCACACGTTGGCCATGTTGTTGTACATACTGAGTAGTTGCCGAGGTAGTTGCGATGGGACTTTGTGTGATTTTTGGTTGTAATAATCTTCAAAAGTACGGCGTGTTTCTTTCAGCAGAATCCCTGCTATAAGGTATCATTACGGAGAACAAGAGTATCAGCTGTCACTAAAAAGAAGAACTGCTTGGCTTGCTGCTATTTCGCGGGATGATCTCGACGAGAACAACATGCAAAACTATGTGATCTGTTCGAAACACTTTCATTCCGGTAAACCATCCAAAGCCATGGATGAAACTAATATATGGGTCCTTACACTTCACCTCGGACATGATAAATGCCAGCAAAGTTCACAGTCTACACAGCTGCAAGTGGAGAGATCTGACAGAGCTAGAAAAAGAGCTGAAAGACAATGGCAGGCAGAAGAGGAGCAGTTAGTGTTATCTGAAGTGATAAGTACTGCTAACAATGAAATCGTTGATGAAACTGTTGGTGAGCTGATCAATGAAATTGGTTTTGATGTCTTTCAGTTGTTTGAAATCGAGGCTGCTGCCATGGAGCTGGTGACAGAAAGGATAATGATTGaagagttttcaatttccaGTAAGGAAATTTCCATTAAGGATCTGGTAAAGGAAGAAGTCAGATCAGCTATGCTTACCTTTACATGCACTGAAGGCAGTTGTCAGTGTGCAGATGAAGTGACCAGGCTGaaaaaagaattacaaaaatgtCATGAGATTATTCAAGAGCTGTCATCCAAACTTGAACTGCACTTGCCTCCCTTTTGTGAGGAGTCTCTCAAGGATGACAGCATTGTGAGCTTTTACACTGGATTACCAAATCTAAAAGTTTTGAAAGCCATTTTCAATCATGTGTGTATTACACTACCAGGTGAGAGATCTGCGCAATGTAAACTTACAAAGTTTCAAGAATTCATGGTGGTAATGCTGAAATTAAGAATCAACCCACCTTTGGTAGATTTAAGTTATCGGTCCAATGTTTCACCATCGACAGTATCAAGAATTCTACACAAGTGGATAACGCAAATGGACATCAGACTAAAAGGTCTCATCATTTGGCCTGAGAGGGAAAATTTACAGAAGACCATGCCCAATTGCTTTCGCCTATCATTTGGCAAGAAGGTAGCAATTGCTTTGAGATCTTTTTGGAACGACCATCTAATTTGAAGGTGCGATCATAAACTTGGTCCAATTATAAACATAGGAACACTGCTAAAGTACTACTTGGAATTGTTCCCCAAGGAGCAATTGCTTTTGTTTCAGAAGCCTGGGGTGGTCGTGTAAGTGACAAGCATTTGACAGAAAACAGTGGGATTTTAAGGAAGTTATTACCAGGCGACATTGTGTTGGCAGACAGAGGGTTTGATATTAGCGAATCTGTTGGTATGATGCAGGCCAGATTACACATTCCTGCATTCACCAAAGGAAAAGACCAGTTGTCTGCAGTTGAGATAGAGGAAACCAGGACAATCGCTAATGTCAGGATTCATGTAGAACGTGTAATCGGAATGGTTCGGCAAAAATATCCCATTTTACATGACACCATACTGATTGATTTTGTTATAATCAGAAAGGGAGAAGATACTCCATTATTGGACCGCATCATTCGCATGTGCTGTGCTCTTACTAATGTTTGTAATCCAACTGTACCAATTGATTGAATTATTGTAAATAACTTTAACACAACACAtcacaacaataacaaaattatgATTATATTCAAGAAACCATAATTGTACAACAGCTCTAACCATTTGCATGGCAAGAGAACAGCACAGGGAATTTATTTCTTTCTGCTTCTCGTAAATTGTGTCAATTTTCAACAATCAGGGCAATACCATTTACCCTTAGGAACGGCGGTTAACTGGAGACATTCAAAATGGAACCACTCAAATCGACAATCAGGGTTGTCACAAGCTATCATTGTGCCATCTTCAGGCCCACAACAATAACAGTATTTAGGCTCACTGTTTGCATCTGATGTCTCGAGGTTAGCATTGGGAAATTCAGTAGGCCTAGTGTGCCAGTTTCCCAAAAGCCCTGGGAGAAGACATGTTCTAAAGAATTcttctgcttttgatacacattcTTCAAGCCAAAATGAGAAGTTTTTCTCAATCCGTTCAATATACACATTATTGTCTTGATCACTTTCAGAGGCAAACGTACATACACAAAAATCAGAGTACTGTGCATCACAAACAAACAGCTGTGTTTGAACCTGATAATAATAAGAATGTGTCTCATCTAAAGTTGGTTTGCCATTTACCTCCTTCAGACAAAATTTAGGATCCTCCCTAGCTGCAGCAACCACTGAAGTGTCTCTATGGTAATACGGACATTTAGTTTCCAGCACACCTTTTCCACAACAGCTATATTCAATAACCCCATCAGGGGAAGCCCCAATAAATGGCCATTGTGGGTTTATGACCAGTCCGCTATCCAAAACTTTAAAATCATTATGCAAGTTGGAATTAATTCTGCAATAAATATCTCGAGCTTGTTTCTCGTGTTTGCATCCCCATTCTATCTGCTTGCTGACAAAGCTAAAAGCCTCAGGATAGCAGATACCCTTAACTAGTGACTGTGGTGGATGAGCCACATTCGTATGACACACAGCTTTCATCCGTGAGGCTGTCACCCTTCCAGCACGGTATGGAAAAACCACAACTTGGAGTTGCTTTGTGATCCGGTTGCCTTTTCCACTGATTGTGCCATCTCTAAGGTGAGTTCAATTTCGATAGACTTGCAAGCTTGCAATAAGCTTGGATAGCTTAACGCGATGTGGCTTGATTGTTGTAGGGACTTTAAAGGTACCGGAAAGGTATCCAGGGTAGACTTTGGGACATATTCATCAGAGTATTCTGGAATCAATGACAAAACCAATGACTTGGTACCTCCAACACTCAGATTTGCAAACAATGTTTCCATTTCTGACGCCGTAGACTCTTTACCCATAGCTGTTGTTCCGTGCTCAGTAGCATCGTCATTGCCATCTTGGTCTATTGTTTCATCCAACTTCCTTTTTTACCCTTTGCAGATGTAAAATCAAGATCTTTGAGGGCAAATATTCGGCATTTTTCAGAAAGGATGGAATAATCCATTGGCATTTCTCCTGAGTGCAAGTAGGTGAAGTACCTTGTATTTTTACCACAGCTTCAAGGTAAAACAAAATACTTGCAATGTGAGAACACACTTCTCCAAGCCATGCCATGCAATTGCAGTGGGCGCAGCATATTTCTCCTGATTCCTCTATGATTATCCAGGAACATAATGAAGGTTCACTTAGTCTTTGGGAATGACGGACCTACAACAATAGCAATTTTATTAGACAGTACTGTGTTAGCATATGGATAAGTGTATATAGTCACATTTAATTCTTATgtacaatattacagtaacaGCTTACACAGCCAGTGGTCAAATATTTGCCAGCGATCTTTCTTGTAACAACATCTTTACCCACCCGCAAACAAATTGGTTATAAGCTTCCAAGCTTTTACGGCCTTTAAATTGTGATATAGTGACGAAACTAGTCTTTAAAACCAGATACGAAATCAAGTCAGTAAGGTCCACAGGGGGTAAATCGCTCATTGCCCGGCTCCTGGAAACACTCCCAGAAAAGGATCCACGTTGTTTATCAGTGATATCTTCTTGacatatcgatcttttgcatcACTCGGAAGACCAGCAGCATATGACGACAAATTCAAGGCCATAGTTGCAACCATTCACAGAGTACGGAATTTCAGCATGTGCAACAAAATGGCTGGCGCGTGGGCAATCTACAAAATAACGTGAGCATGCGCACGTGATGAAAACACTCTATAAAAATGGTGTATACATTTTAGTACATAAATTTCTGGCCAGTTGTAAAATAGTTATCTTGGAGTAATAAATGTGCAATACATAGCAGACTATTTCCAAGAAGACAGGATGGCCGAGCGGTCTAAGGCGCTGGTTTTAGGCACCAGTCACTTTGGTGGCGTGGGTTCGAATCCCACTCCTGTCAGCTAGTTTTCTTTTTGTAAGCTAGTGATTCACCAGAATGTGTTTTTACTGTGGCCACATGAATCTTTTAAATGTCTtggtacatactgtactgtgtgAAGAGTCAATATATCTGGTAATTTTTTCAGTAGTAAAAGGCTTTATCACCAAAGCAATAATGACAGAATCAAGATTCAAACCCATAGCTAAAATAGGCTTCAGACCACTCAGCCATCCTGTTTACACAACTTTTGCAGACATTGCTTTATATGTGTACATACCTGCAAGATATGTGTTGTGCTTAATATTGATTTTGGGATGCTGTACTTTAGGATACAATAGAAAATCCatgtttttatgcttttatgAGCTGGTCCATTTTGAGTCCATTTTCCAATCCATTACACGTTTTAATCACGTCCATGTACATGCCTATTTAACCAAAACAGTTTTGTCTTAATTTGTAATGTACAAAATCTTGAAAGATTGTGGTGCTGAGTGCTTTTACAAACAACTTCTTAATATACAGTTGTTTAGAAATAGTGTACTGTTCATATCATTAACCCTGTGCTGCAGATGTGGCAGTATGGACTCACAAGTTGCTCAGTTGCTAgcacttcattgtcagccatTACTGCCCCCTGGTAGTGCTGAGTTGGATATCACTCATTCTGTGCAAGTAGCGGCGTTGGCTAGTACTGGACTGCTACACATGGGATCAGCACAACGACATCTTGTGGAGGTGTTGTTGAAGGAAATTGGTAAGAACTTAAATCTACTTGATAGTAGAACCAGCTGTAAAGTTATGCAATCTACAAAGTACATGCACAAACATACTTATAGACCTGCACACAAGTTTGAGGCTACCcaagtccagtcatggattttttttctcctttctccaccttttcaaacacactttatgtaacaactttaaacaggctgtaggaccaggtgtcctacagaccttcagcacttgtgctgtgaggccttaataaataaaaatgtatttttaaacatgtacactacataTTCATAGATCTACACATACATGCTAAATGCAAATACCACTTACGTAATTCACATGCAAGGCTACAACATGTTTTGCTTATTGTGTTAACCTGAGTGTGTTTTGCATTTAGGGTCCCCTCCTGGTCCAGATGTAGAGTATGCAGTTGATAGAGAGTCGTACTCTCTAGTGGCAGGCTTGTCACTAGGAATGGTAACTATAGGCTGTGGTGTGGACCTGCCGGGGATGACTGACTTAGACCTGGTGGATCAGCTCTATCACTACATTAATGGTGGAATCAAGACTACCACTACCTCTGTAAGCAAACACATGTATATTTTTATAAGTGTGTGTAATAAAATCTAAAGATGCTCTGTACTGCAATTTCAGATACACAGATCCATTGAAAAGTGTAAACATGAAACTCTAGGCTTATAATTGTTCTATATGTGTTACGAGAAGCTCCATTTTGCTGGAATTTTAGAAATTATTTGTTGAATGCTCAATCAAAAGTATGATTGTACACACTGAATGTTCAAGATGAGAAGTTTTTATcaagtatacacacacacagatgcaTCCTAAAATTATTATAATTCTGTGTGATCTATTGGAGTGTTTTATGAGATCACTTTTACAGTGTTGTCCTCttctattacattacagacAACTGGTGATACCGGTAAAAGTGGAGCTCATCTGATCCTGGAAGGTGACCATGTAAACACCCATGTGACTACTGCAGGAGCAGTGATGGCCTTAGCTCTGATGTTCCTAAAAACTAACAACTCTGGAGTGGCCACTGGACTACTAACACCAGACACTTTATATCAACTAGAGGCCATAAGACCTGACTTCTTACTACTGAGGGTAAGAACCAGTTAACATACACAACTACAGGACCTTACAGTGGTGATATGACGTGTATATGTACACAGGTGTTGGGTCACAGTTTGATAATGTGGGACTCTGTGATGCCTACTATTGACTGGGTACAACAGCATTTACCTAAAGTAAACTGTAGTGTAGTTATTCTGTTTTGTGTAACTCTTTGCACTTGTTATACACAGTTTGTACAGCAGTATGCCTTCAGTAAGAAGGATGGCTCCTCTGACAAAGTGTTTGTCGATTATGAAACTGTTAGGTGAGTGTAATATTGCGTATGTGTACgattatgtaaaaattttatgTGTTTTTGTCAAACAGTCAAGCAGAAGTGAACATTATTGCTGGTTGTTGTGTTAGTCTGGGATTTCGATTTGCTGGTACCCACAATACAGAAGCCTTCCAGACAATGGTACGCACACATCATACCTATATTTGGCGTGTACTCTTATCAATTTAGTTGCATTACATTAAATATCTTCTGTCAAGAATTGATTCTGCTACAGCTGTTGATCAAGTGAGAATTCTCTCAATAGTATTATTGTCTATACTAGCACTGTACAGGCTGGCAAGAGTTGTATTGAAGGATGTATCAATGCTTCACTACTGGCCCTAGCCATGGTAAAGCTATACTGTTTTGTCtgtaattaataattatgtatttacaCAGTATACGTATATGttgatttaatttatttattaaatgtcAAAGATAATATTGTTAAGGTGATGAGTGGCAGTGGAAACATTGAGGTGATGAGATTGGTGAAGAGACTTCGTGTTAGGATATCAACACCAGAGGTCACTTATGGCAGTCACATGGCTATACACATGTCCCTTGGCTTACTATTCCTAGGAGGTGgaaggtgaataagatgatggTTTGGTATTAGTGCAGTAGAAATGTATGTCTAGAAATTTTAATATCACAAGTCTTAAAAATGAGTAACATTTTATCTCTTAGCTaataaatgaagaaaaaaactaaTTCAGTGTTCAAGACATTGTGCTTAGGGTGTACCTTTAACAGCTCACAAAATGCTATTTATACAATAGTGTTTTATACGAAATATTTTACTTCCTTAGATGTTCCTTATCAACCAGTAACAAGGCCATAGCAGCAATGTTGTGTTCATTTTATCCAAAGTTTCCTTCTACCAGTATGGACAACAAGTTTGTAATCTTGTTAACtgaatgtgtgtacatatgctgTTTTGTTAGATATCACTTACAAGCCCTGAGGCATCTGTATGTGCTAGCAACAGAGCCACGTGTTCTGGTTACCGTAGACAGTAACACTGGCAAGGCATGTTCTGTCCCAGTATGTGTCACGGCCAGTCATGGTAGTCTAACTACCATCTCACCATGTATTGTACCATCGTGGGGGAGTATTTGTGAGGTAATGTTGTGGTTTTGAATTGGTTTATGAATACCTTTGTGTTTTTATACACATCAAACATGCATACTTAAAATGCATAtacattatgtatgtgtgtatgtttatgtaattgtattgtattgtgtatgtacaCAGGTACTTGTAGATGTATGTATGTCCCTGAAAATAAAACTAGGTCACATTGTGTGTGCTCTTTGTGTACACAAAATACCTATGTGCTCTTAAAATGTTTATTTTGTAAAGTAAACATGTTCCAGTATTCATGATTGATTTTCAGTTCGATTCACTCATCCACTCCAATCAAAGGATCCCGAAACTCATGATAGTTGTACGTCACATCGGGAACAATACTCCTCAGGCCATCCATATATCAAATTTGGTGTACTCTTCCTATGTGTAGTCCTCCTCTTCCATGCTGTATAGCGTGCAGTTAGAAGTCTTCTCTGTTGATTTACAGATTTCCCACACAATTGCATTATGCAGTGAATAAACAGCAATATTGTGAAATACAATAGCACAGCAGATATCAACACTTTAGCAGCTTTCACTCCTATACCACTTCTCTTCTGATCATATATGGTAACCACATTAACTGCTAGTATGTTAAACAAGATCAAAGACTCTTGTATGTTAAGGTATTGGTTCTTAAATGGCTGCATAATTCCTTGTAAGCACAGGAGCAGTCCTATTAGAATGCAACAAGTCATTAATGTGGTATTTTGGTCCAACATTGTGGAGTTGAATATTAACCATCTTATCACTAACTGTAGTCCAACCCAGAAATAAGCTCTGTCTTTGTATGGACAAAAATAAATATCCAGTAATGGTTTGAAAGTGCTGATAACTCTGAAGCGTAACAAGGGCCTGGCAAACAACAGTACCCCACTGAATGTCATTATTACTATAATAAACACAGTACTCACAATGTATAGCACAATGTGTTCACTGTGCATGTGAGCACTAGCATCTACAGACCACACAATAGTAGTATGGTTAGAAGGTAGATCAGTGATTGGGGTGTACGAATATAACACTGTTGATACAGCTTGTATCACTCCTGTATATGTTAATACAAATAGTGTTGCTAGTACTGCTAGTGCTTTCTGTGCAGTAAGCCTTTGTACTATAGGGGAGTAACGACTTCCTATAACAATTGTGAAGGCTATTATACCAAGAACAGCTGGATAAGAAAGGTATATCCATATTTTAACATATCCCGTCATGCCTTGATAAAAACAGAATTCAAAAATCGAAGGTAAAACAGTGAATGCACTCTGTGAGTGGAAGTAGAGTTCATTGTTTATGCTGATAATGTCAGTGTAGAATATGAAAGTGTTTACAGCACCATTGGTGACTGTTAAGTTGAATATGAACAACATCGTCACCAATAAGATGGCTGTAAGGATTCCAGGaatgatgagaaacaagtaaaaATTTGAGCATTTCTTGCACTGCGATGAACCAAAGACAGCACTAAGTCCCTCTTTACATTGACCACACAGGAAACCAGTCCTATCAAATTGACACTGAGAGTCAGGGTAGTTTAGGTCAAGGCTTGAGCTATGTGGTAAGCAGTAATCAAATGGACAATGTAAAGTTACACGATAAGTGTAATTTGTGCTATCGTTGGTTACTACAGTGATCCAGCTTCTTCCAGGACGGAGTATTCTACCTGTGCTTAAATCACATGACTGTACCCCTGGGAATCTTGACTGTAACAGAGGATCACATGAGCACATCTTGTCTTTAAGTACAAACCCTAGTGGACATGGTTTTAGCCGAATATAAAATGTTTCTGTGTCGTGTTGCTGTGTGCTTAAATATAGCTTACATTTTCCTATACTAGGATTGTGGTGTTTGATAGTGTAGGAGTATTGACTACAAGTTAAGTTGTTTTGCTGCTGGTATAACTCACTAGAACTATCAATAATACACATGTCTTCTGCAATGTTATTCAGTGTTACAAGTTTTAGTGCAGAATCTACAGCCATTGATGGTATTGTCAACATTGCTTTCAATGTCTGTCCGGGAAACACTGACCCTAGTAGTCTTTTATCACAATCATTTACTTGACTTGAAGAACACTGGCATATCTTCGAAGGAATGGCATTATTTGTAACACTTACATTTGCTGAATTGTTCATGTGCAAAAATTTCCTAAACACACTGGTAGATTGGATGATTTTAAATGACTTGTCAGCAAGCCAATTACAATTTCTGCGAAATGTCAAGTTTAGTTCACTGTCATAAAGGAATTCAGGGAGCTCAAATACATTGTTCACTACTACAATGCTGTAGTTAAGATCTCTTTTAAATTTATTGTCAAGATTTCCTTTGGGGCTGTAAAATTGTATTTGACAAACTCGTTTCCCATTTGGATGAGTTGAAAGTAAATCTTTCTCCCAATCAGCAATCTTGATTACATTATGAAAAGTATTATTGAGGATTTCTACTTTTACGTTCTCTTCCAGGACAAAATATGAATTCTCTAGTGTTTTAAACAGCCTGTATGCCACATTTTTTGAAATTATAACATGACCATGAAACCACAGCACAGAGAGGTATAGTTTTATTATACTTTCATAGTAATTGTTGCCCTGTATAATGACGCCATCTTCAAACTTGACTTTACCATTTTCAAAAGACATCAAATGTACTCTACCCATTATGTTGTTATTATGTGATATGTTAGTGTAGCTGAGGGTGACATAGTGTGTTAACTGCCAGAGGTTTTCTACTTCACTTTCTGTCATTAATAGTTCGCTATTGGTGTTGTTGAATACTGTACAATTGTAAACACTGATGTTGGCCATTGTTAATAGAGTCTCCTTTAACTGAATGTAAACAATCGTATCCATGTTACTATTTGCCTCGATGTGActgttgtgtacatgtatgtaatgcCTGTAGCTACCATGAGGTCTGTAAATTTTGAAGATGAAGCCAGCTCCTTGGAGGACAATGTAGAACAAAGCACGTTTGTGTGAAGTTGCCAAAGAATTGTTTTGTACATGGATGTTATTAAGAAGTAGTGTGTTTCGTCCGGTGCTGTTGTAAGACCCAGCATAGTAATACAGTGCAGTAGAGTTTCTCATGTTTATAAACTTTGTGTTTTGTATGGAAATGTTTGCATTATGTGATTCTTGTAACAACATTATTTCCAAGACCAGAGAGTTGGAAACATCTTGGTCCACTACAACATACTGAAAGTTGTCTATATTTATGGTGATGTTGCCGTCGCTTGCCTTCGCTGATGAGTAATGATAAAAGATTCCTCCTTTTGTTAACACTGATTTGTTCCCTGGTTTTACAATAATCGTAATGTCACTTAGACTAGACGTCTCCCTCATGTTTAATCCCATTATCCCATGAGTGCCAGCATTAAGCTGTATGGTAATGTTGGAAATGTTAACAAAGTGACAATTGTATATAAATATAGCAATACTCCACTGGCTATTAAATGGATAATTTTCTATTTGCTGGTGAGTTTGTGCTGCAGAATGTTGGCTGTAATCTTTTCCACAGTTGACAAATGTGATGTGTTTTACTGTCAGTCTAGTAATGTTGATCAGTGCAATACCAACAAATGGTCCGCAATGAATAATTGTCTCATTTCCTTTCAAGTAAATATTACTGATATTTTTTATGGTAAAGCTTTTGAGCATACAATACTTCCCTGGTAGGAACTGCAATGTAGTGTTGGAATTGATGCCGCTAAATAACTCATTTAGTGTATGGGTGTGTTCAGGATAGTGCTCCTCATCTGTGTTGTCAGGTCtcacagtatatgtgaccggatttgcgaaaaggtaccttttccacacatttgacataccagcaaacaaaacgaTGTaccacttgactccttatactgattaacttgctcttagtatcaaaatgcagccagatactgtagctacattcagtgaagctttcaagcaattatacgccatgatcaaaaagttatgaagctttaaagttcaaaatatgggtcaaattttgtgtgtgaaaaaggtacctttttgcaaatccggtcacatatacagttgAAGATACAATGTGTAACAATAATGTTACCACTAGTAACAGCACAGCCATCACAATTATCTACAAGATGATAATAGTTTGTGTTTTCACTTGTATATCATCATACACATACTTGTTTTATATAAATACTTACCCTGCATGGACTTGTGCAACAAAGAAAATTCTCACTGGGATCAGAACTTCTGTATTAAGGATCAGATGTGTAGCCTACACTTTGTCACGTTATAAATGTTACTGGTCTTGTTGGAGTTGTTTATTAAGTGTAAACTACTTTTGTTATGTGTATACATTGTGTAGTTATGTGAAAATTACAACTCTATTCAAAGCACTCAAAT
The nucleotide sequence above comes from Dysidea avara chromosome 3, odDysAvar1.4, whole genome shotgun sequence. Encoded proteins:
- the LOC136249279 gene encoding uncharacterized protein, giving the protein MAVLLLVVTLLLHIVSSTVYTVRPDNTDEEHYPEHTHTLNELFSGINSNTTLQFLPGKYCMLKSFTIKNISNIYLKGNETIIHCGPFVGIALINITRLTVKHITFVNCGKDYSQHSAAQTHQQIENYPFNSQWSIAIFIYNCHFVNISNITIQLNAGTHGIMGLNMRETSSLSDITIIVKPGNKSVLTKGGIFYHYSSAKASDGNITINIDNFQYVVVDQDVSNSLVLEIMLLQESHNANISIQNTKFINMRNSTALYYYAGSYNSTGRNTLLLNNIHVQNNSLATSHKRALFYIVLQGAGFIFKIYRPHGSYRHYIHVHNSHIEANSNMDTIVYIQLKETLLTMANISVYNCTVFNNTNSELLMTESEVENLWQLTHYVTLSYTNISHNNNIMGRVHLMSFENGKVKFEDGVIIQGNNYYESIIKLYLSVLWFHGHVIISKNVAYRLFKTLENSYFVLEENVKVEILNNTFHNVIKIADWEKDLLSTHPNGKRVCQIQFYSPKGNLDNKFKRDLNYSIVVVNNVFELPEFLYDSELNLTFRRNCNWLADKSFKIIQSTSVFRKFLHMNNSANVSVTNNAIPSKICQCSSSQVNDCDKRLLGSVFPGQTLKAMLTIPSMAVDSALKLVTLNNIAEDMCIIDSSSELYQQQNNLTCSQYSYTIKHHNPSIGKCKLYLSTQQHDTETFYIRLKPCPLGFVLKDKMCSCDPLLQSRFPGVQSCDLSTGRILRPGRSWITVVTNDSTNYTYRVTLHCPFDYCLPHSSSLDLNYPDSQCQFDRTGFLCGQCKEGLSAVFGSSQCKKCSNFYLFLIIPGILTAILLVTMLFIFNLTVTNGAVNTFIFYTDIISINNELYFHSQSAFTVLPSIFEFCFYQGMTGYVKIWIYLSYPAVLGIIAFTIVIGSRYSPIVQRLTAQKALAVLATLFVLTYTGVIQAVSTVLYSYTPITDLPSNHTTIVWSVDASAHMHSEHIVLYIVSTVFIIVIMTFSGVLLFARPLLRFRVISTFKPLLDIYFCPYKDRAYFWVGLQLVIRWLIFNSTMLDQNTTLMTCCILIGLLLCLQGIMQPFKNQYLNIQESLILFNILAVNVVTIYDQKRSGIGVKAAKVLISAVLLYFTILLFIHCIMQLCGKSVNQQRRLLTARYTAWKRRTTHRKSTPNLIYGWPEEYCSRCDVQLS